The proteins below are encoded in one region of Amycolatopsis magusensis:
- a CDS encoding nuclear transport factor 2 family protein, with protein MTTAITVPRIVRRYFELAPSEDTEAYFALFAQDALVEDEGEEYAGIEAIRTWRAEVPRVQYAITGVEPAGEGLVVTCTITGDFPGSPFAGLRFHFERFDDDHVKVLRIRP; from the coding sequence ATGACCACCGCCATCACCGTGCCCCGGATCGTCCGGCGCTACTTCGAACTTGCCCCCAGCGAGGACACCGAGGCTTACTTCGCGTTGTTCGCCCAGGACGCCCTCGTCGAGGACGAAGGCGAGGAATACGCGGGCATCGAGGCCATCCGAACCTGGCGCGCCGAAGTTCCCCGGGTCCAGTACGCGATCACCGGCGTCGAACCGGCCGGCGAGGGACTGGTCGTGACCTGCACGATCACCGGGGACTTCCCGGGCAGTCCGTTCGCCGGCCTGAGGTTCCACTTCGAACGATTCGACGACGATCACGTGAAAGTCCTGCGCATCCGCCCCTGA